In one Corythoichthys intestinalis isolate RoL2023-P3 chromosome 16, ASM3026506v1, whole genome shotgun sequence genomic region, the following are encoded:
- the apol gene encoding uncharacterized protein apol, whose protein sequence is MDPSRDALTEVLIQYVSATLLDMCTVNRFCEGMSDWQLRRVNEIKTIMDITERVELKLGKNILVYVKNKITAEHRRAALEAELAAALKDVPLGIGELEVFVEALERLAATSQFIFRNEVVKPPQGVQWWDVAVTVAAARQAGHLAAELKQDADIFFTPTLDNADVLVYLLDKYVQTALQMCLLMDKSKLSLDAVYKHSLDISVELPEELSLDEMQNMLRHVCHCEQLRKDTDFQLVFLLQEDACHRFLAEFRQRQPRMQEFLDQLDQSAEDQVRKNKAVRISNVANSSLGVVSGALSIAGLALIPITAGTSLALSMTGLGLGLVSWANSAVATIVDYKLEQKSLKKTSELIENFMEDAQCLDDVASKTGQLNAAVSEVLCEVHAVRRVGLVPDATAALKTPKRSKEVATRVGKVVVVGGKALRNVHKVVADARSMGQAALKGSMAASRAAKAGLIPLNGLFIGIDIGIICTNSVSLARGCETRVSNFLRARSALWRAEMESWQRMSESLVRGLATFEEKRAVLEAPFYHANKRNERQRCVTQ, encoded by the exons ATGGACCCGTCCAG GGATGCCCTGACTGAAGTCTTAATCCAGTACGTCTCGGCCACCCTGCTCGACATGTGTACGGTGAATCGCTTTTGTGAAGGTATGTCCGATTGGCAGCTGCGGCGTGTAAACGAGATCAAAACCATAATGGACATCACGGAGCGAGTGGAACTGAAGCTGGGCAAGAACATCCTCGTTTACGTAAAGAATAAGATAACAGCGGAGCACAGGCGAGCCGCGCTGGAGGCGGAGCTGGCGGCAGCGCTAAAGGATGTCCCGCTTGGTATCGGGGAACTGGAGGTCTTTGTGGAGGCGCTGGAAAGACTGGCTGCTACTTCGCAGTTCATTTTCCGGAATGAGGTGGTCAAACCGCCACAAGGCGTCCAGTGGTGGGATGTGGCAGTCACTGTGGCTGCAGCGCGTCAGGCCGGACACCTTGCCGCTGAGTTGAAGCAAGATGCCGACATCTTCTTCACGCCTACTCTGGACAACGCAGATGTGTTGGTGTACCTCCTTGACAAATATGTGCAAACTGCGCTGCAAATGTGCCTCCTGATGGACAAAAG CAAGCTCTCCCTCGATGCGGTCTACAAACACAGTTTGGACATCAGTGTGGAGCTCCCTGAGGAATTATCTTTAGACGAAATGCAGAATATGCTTCGTCACGTTTGCCACTGCGAGCAACTCAG AAAGGACACAGACTTCCAGCTTGTGTTCCTGCTCCAGGAAGATGCATGTCACCGCTTTCTGGCTGAATTCAGACAGCGTCAGCCCAGGATGCAAGAGTTTCTAGACCAGCTGGATCAGAGTGCCGAGGATCAGGTCAGAAAGAACAAGGCTGTGAGGATCTCCAACGTGGCAAACAGCTCGTTGGGCGTGGTCAGCGGCGCGCTGTCCATTGCCGGGCTAGCGCTTATCCCTATCACGGCTGGTACGTCGCTAGCTCTGAGTATGACCGGACTAGGTCTCGGTCTAGTCAGCTGGGCCAACTCTGCAGTAGCCACCATCGTGGATTACAAACTGGAGCAGAAGTCTTTGAAAAAGACCAGTGAGCTGATAGAGAACTTCATGGAGGACGCGCAGTGTCTGGATGACGTTGCCAGCAAAACCGGGCAACTGAACGCTGCTGTCAGCGAAGTACTCTGCGAGGTGCATGCCGTCCGAAGAGTCGGATTGGTCCCAGACGCCACAGCTGCTTTGAAGACCCCCAAACGCAGCAAGGAGGTGGCCACTAGGGTGGGCAAGGTGGTTGTCGTGGGCGGGAAAGCGCTACGCAACGTCCACAAGGTGGTGGCGGACGCTCGGAGCATGGGCCAAGCCGCCCTCAAGGGCTCGATGGCCGCATCTCGCGCCGCCAAGGCTGGACTCATCCCGCTCAACGGACTCTTCATTGGTATCGATATTGGCATCATCTGTACGAACAGTGTGTCTCTAGCCAGAGGCTGCGAAACCAGAGTGTCGAACTTTCTCAGAGCCAGGAGTGCCCTGTGGCGAGCGGAGATGGAATCGTGGCAGAGGATGTCAGAGTCGTTGGTGCGGGGATTGGCAACTTTTGAAGAGAAACGGGCCGTCCTCGAGGCACCATTTTACCATGCTAACAAGAGGAATGAACGGCAACGTTGTGTTACTCAGTAG